In one window of Myxococcus virescens DNA:
- a CDS encoding ArnT family glycosyltransferase, which translates to MMQGRAPTRDEKSLAWALWVLAFAALWLTESAVGYTRDESVYFIAAEGYSSWFRQLFQSPARALTDAAIVRAWDYNHEHPVLMKTLFGLSHLLFHTELGWVRSATAFRIPAFAMAALIPALSFLLGSAMYGRLAGLFAAFAFMLVPRQYFNAEMACFDVPVAAMWLLVVYCFWRAMEDVRWGLWCGVAFGLTLATKHNALFLPFVLTPFALWRAYSASEGQPEARAWLGRFVGVFTAVAVFYGLLVLSLGGGEGFQRKFLLLSPHTLLFAGLAVGGAWVLKGVDKVNAQVTRALVPIAAMAVLGPVIFYLHWPYLWHQPVDRTAWYLAFHAKHNHYAWFYLNQLLREPPFPLAYVVVKTALTVPTSLFVPMVTGLAALVARMVLGAFTRTRAWVERPVTMTEALVCVNAVASILIISHPQVPHFGGVKHWFPSMVFLGILAGAAVARGCTALWERLKMKWPSLPQAVVSVPVFAVLLAPALVYSVRVFPYGTAAYSELAGGLPGAATLGMQRQFWSSHVTGVLPWINANAKQGARLFLHEVHGGSFRDYQRNGMLRKDLRAVGSPADADIVAYQYHQEFREHEFLTWQAFGTRTPVTGLYLDETPQVVVYVRPETR; encoded by the coding sequence ATGATGCAAGGACGCGCCCCCACGCGCGACGAGAAGTCCCTGGCCTGGGCCCTCTGGGTGCTGGCCTTCGCGGCGCTGTGGCTGACGGAGTCCGCGGTGGGCTACACGCGCGACGAAAGCGTCTACTTCATCGCGGCGGAGGGCTACTCGAGCTGGTTCCGGCAGCTCTTCCAGTCACCGGCCCGGGCGCTGACGGACGCGGCCATCGTGCGCGCGTGGGACTACAACCACGAGCACCCGGTGCTGATGAAGACGCTGTTCGGCCTGAGCCACCTGCTCTTCCACACGGAGCTGGGATGGGTGCGCTCGGCGACGGCGTTCCGCATCCCCGCCTTCGCCATGGCGGCGCTGATTCCCGCGCTGTCCTTCCTGCTGGGCAGCGCCATGTACGGCCGCCTCGCGGGGCTGTTCGCCGCCTTCGCCTTCATGCTGGTGCCGCGGCAGTACTTCAATGCGGAGATGGCGTGCTTCGACGTCCCCGTGGCCGCCATGTGGCTGCTCGTCGTGTACTGCTTCTGGCGCGCCATGGAGGACGTGCGCTGGGGCCTGTGGTGCGGCGTGGCCTTCGGCCTGACGCTGGCCACCAAGCACAACGCGCTGTTCCTCCCCTTCGTGCTCACGCCCTTCGCGCTGTGGCGCGCCTACAGCGCCAGCGAGGGTCAGCCGGAGGCTCGCGCCTGGCTGGGCCGCTTCGTGGGCGTGTTCACGGCGGTGGCCGTGTTCTACGGCCTGCTGGTGCTGTCGCTGGGCGGCGGTGAGGGCTTCCAGCGGAAGTTCCTGCTGCTCAGTCCGCACACGCTGCTGTTCGCCGGGCTCGCGGTGGGCGGCGCCTGGGTGCTCAAGGGCGTGGACAAGGTGAACGCGCAGGTGACGCGCGCGCTGGTGCCCATCGCCGCCATGGCGGTGCTGGGGCCCGTCATCTTCTACCTGCACTGGCCCTACCTGTGGCACCAGCCGGTGGACCGCACCGCGTGGTACCTGGCCTTCCACGCCAAGCACAACCACTACGCCTGGTTCTATCTGAACCAGTTGCTGCGCGAGCCGCCCTTCCCGCTCGCCTACGTCGTCGTGAAGACGGCGCTGACGGTGCCCACCAGCCTCTTCGTCCCCATGGTGACGGGCCTGGCGGCGCTGGTGGCGCGCATGGTGCTGGGGGCCTTCACGCGGACGCGCGCGTGGGTGGAGCGCCCGGTGACGATGACGGAGGCGCTGGTGTGCGTGAACGCGGTGGCGTCCATCCTCATCATCAGCCACCCGCAGGTGCCGCACTTCGGCGGGGTGAAGCACTGGTTCCCGTCCATGGTGTTCCTGGGCATCCTCGCGGGCGCCGCGGTGGCCCGGGGCTGCACGGCGCTGTGGGAGCGGCTGAAGATGAAGTGGCCCTCGTTGCCACAGGCCGTGGTGTCCGTGCCGGTGTTCGCGGTGCTGCTGGCCCCCGCGCTGGTGTACTCGGTGCGCGTGTTCCCCTACGGGACGGCGGCGTACTCGGAGCTGGCGGGAGGGCTGCCGGGCGCGGCCACGCTGGGCATGCAGCGCCAGTTCTGGTCCAGCCACGTCACCGGCGTGCTGCCGTGGATCAACGCGAACGCGAAGCAGGGCGCACGCCTGTTCCTGCACGAGGTGCACGGCGGCTCGTTCCGCGACTACCAGCGCAACGGCATGCTGCGGAAGGACCTGCGCGCGGTGGGCAGCCCGGCGGACGCGGACATCGTCGCGTACCAGTACCACCAGGAGTTCCGCGAGCACGAGTTCCTCACGTGGCAGGCCTTCGGCACGCGCACGCCGGTGACGGGCCTCTACCTGGATGAGACGCCCCAGGTGGTCGTCTACGTCCGGCCGGAGACGCGGTAG
- a CDS encoding serine/threonine-protein kinase codes for MQQLSEGLHFGKYKLLERIATGGMAEIYRARMTAAAGVTKPVVIKKILPGYAGNSAFLSMFVNEARIAAGLSHGNIAQVFDFGEVDGEYFIAMEWVDGRTLSSVMRRAREKGMYTLPQPLALLIAVEMLEGLGYAHTRLDERGRPLHIVHRDVSPQNVLLSYEGQVKLVDFGIARARLAGSAEPVEHDLKGKYTYFAPEQVRGREPDARSDIFAAGIVIYEMLCGRLPFEGKMPDVLRKLALGDFPRPRDLNPGIPTALERILLTALAVEREQRYATAEAFAEALTRHLHTAAPDVSSSARAHFMGYLFEAELVGEGRPVLLPREFLAQMARWTQSPLERRALREMAPPVREPPGEEEERTPIAEVELPPSQASEPVEGRMERTTLPLPALPGPGAPPEPGVPPLDAAASRTMGMPRAVTLGAPIIVALTATLALLVSNSTGTFSVELSSSPPGAAIRVNGQQQTARTPALLTQLPADAEHLLEVQVPGMVAWSQTVRAERGTTLAVHARLLPKRIQGPAQQPHRAPPPHEVRMPAGQMALSSVVHAFRVPYLSTAQMRLDPSRTYSVRVEGWASLGHASMVEHAGYFLEGDARLAARESFGVLDGEERLVRHASRLHVFLLDANRTDNHGTLMVRVREWDNDGAVTTLRVDARTHAVKLSRVDRFLLRGLEPDTHYDVVLRDTAESARTRGFDGGPVGRVLGLYGAGEGPETASGLLTLLEVGRPLRLRGATWLQLAFPDDHLADNTGSLVLEVSPVAAPGTSPAPPPGPPAPTR; via the coding sequence GTGCAGCAGCTTTCCGAAGGGCTTCATTTCGGTAAATACAAGCTGCTCGAGCGCATCGCGACGGGCGGGATGGCGGAGATCTACCGCGCTCGGATGACAGCGGCGGCGGGTGTCACCAAGCCCGTGGTCATCAAGAAAATCCTCCCGGGCTATGCGGGCAACAGCGCCTTCCTGTCGATGTTCGTCAACGAGGCCCGCATCGCCGCGGGGCTGAGCCACGGCAACATCGCCCAGGTCTTCGACTTCGGCGAGGTGGACGGCGAGTACTTCATCGCCATGGAGTGGGTGGACGGCCGCACCCTGTCGAGCGTCATGCGGCGCGCGCGGGAGAAGGGCATGTACACCCTGCCCCAGCCGCTGGCGCTGCTCATCGCCGTGGAGATGCTGGAAGGGCTGGGCTACGCGCACACGCGGCTGGATGAACGCGGCCGACCGCTCCACATCGTCCACCGCGACGTCAGCCCGCAGAACGTGCTGCTCAGCTACGAAGGCCAGGTGAAGCTGGTCGACTTCGGCATCGCGCGGGCGCGGCTGGCCGGCAGCGCCGAGCCGGTGGAGCACGACCTCAAGGGCAAGTACACCTACTTCGCGCCGGAGCAGGTCCGCGGGCGCGAGCCCGACGCGCGCTCGGACATCTTCGCCGCGGGCATCGTCATCTACGAGATGCTGTGCGGCCGCCTCCCCTTCGAAGGGAAGATGCCGGACGTGCTGCGCAAGCTCGCCCTGGGCGACTTCCCGCGCCCCCGCGACCTCAACCCAGGCATCCCCACCGCGCTGGAGCGCATCCTGCTCACCGCGCTGGCCGTGGAGCGCGAGCAGCGCTACGCCACCGCGGAGGCCTTCGCCGAGGCCCTCACACGCCACCTCCACACGGCCGCGCCCGACGTGTCCTCCAGCGCGCGCGCCCACTTCATGGGCTACCTCTTCGAGGCGGAGCTGGTGGGCGAAGGCCGCCCCGTGCTGCTGCCCCGTGAGTTCCTGGCGCAGATGGCCCGGTGGACCCAGTCCCCCTTGGAGCGCCGCGCCCTCCGGGAGATGGCGCCGCCCGTCCGCGAGCCGCCTGGTGAGGAGGAGGAGCGGACCCCCATCGCCGAGGTCGAGCTGCCCCCCTCCCAGGCCTCCGAGCCCGTCGAAGGGCGGATGGAGCGCACCACGCTGCCGCTCCCCGCGCTGCCCGGCCCCGGAGCGCCGCCCGAGCCCGGTGTCCCGCCCCTGGACGCGGCGGCATCGCGGACGATGGGCATGCCCCGGGCCGTCACCCTGGGCGCGCCCATCATCGTGGCGCTGACAGCCACGCTGGCCCTGCTGGTGTCGAACAGCACGGGCACCTTCTCCGTGGAGCTGAGTTCCTCCCCTCCAGGCGCCGCCATCCGGGTGAACGGCCAGCAACAGACCGCGCGCACCCCCGCCCTGCTCACGCAGCTCCCCGCGGACGCGGAGCATCTGCTGGAGGTCCAGGTCCCGGGCATGGTGGCGTGGAGTCAGACGGTGCGCGCCGAGCGAGGCACCACCCTGGCCGTCCATGCCCGCCTGCTCCCCAAGCGGATTCAAGGCCCCGCCCAGCAGCCACACCGCGCCCCGCCTCCTCATGAGGTGCGAATGCCCGCCGGGCAGATGGCCCTGTCCAGCGTGGTGCACGCCTTCCGCGTGCCCTACCTCTCCACCGCGCAGATGCGGCTGGACCCGTCGCGCACCTACAGCGTCCGGGTGGAGGGTTGGGCCTCGCTGGGACATGCCAGCATGGTGGAGCACGCCGGGTACTTCCTGGAGGGAGACGCGCGTCTGGCGGCACGCGAGTCCTTCGGCGTGCTGGACGGCGAAGAGCGGCTGGTGCGCCACGCCTCGCGCCTCCACGTCTTCCTGCTGGACGCGAACCGCACGGACAACCACGGCACGCTGATGGTCCGCGTGCGCGAATGGGACAATGACGGCGCCGTCACCACCCTGCGGGTGGACGCCCGGACGCACGCGGTGAAGCTGTCGCGCGTCGACCGCTTCCTGCTGCGCGGGCTGGAGCCGGACACGCACTATGACGTCGTGCTGCGGGACACCGCTGAGTCCGCGCGCACGCGGGGCTTCGACGGGGGGCCGGTGGGCCGCGTGCTGGGCCTGTACGGCGCTGGCGAGGGCCCGGAGACCGCTTCTGGCCTGCTGACGCTGCTGGAGGTGGGCCGCCCCCTGCGCCTGCGGGGCGCCACCTGGTTGCAGCTCGCGTTCCCCGACGACCACCTGGCCGACAACACCGGCAGCCTGGTGCTGGAGGTATCGCCCGTCGCGGCGCCCGGCACCTCGCCCGCTCCCCCACCAGGACCTCCCGCCCCCACCCGGTAA
- a CDS encoding CarD family transcriptional regulator, with protein sequence MPEGSASLQLAVGDRVVYPNQGVCRVSAIDMKEVAGQKLTFVTMRREEDGAVVMVPEGKVLAIGVRKVASAEDVEAIFTFLRSDSDKADLDWKQRARTNLDRMTQGGIMGLAEVVKGLQVLSELRPLPTKERELYDNARHLLVTEVAAALGTAEVNAEDAIDIVLFPPGRERPKRTAAEFQREEGDLDLDSDLLGLDSDLDLPSDEEPSEPSEEESSEEGESEEAATSEESAPKKRGRPPKAKAEAPEGAEPAAPKKRGRPPKPKPEATAEGAEPPAPKKRGRPPKPKPPEAEGAAPAAPKKRGRPPKVKPPEGES encoded by the coding sequence ATGCCTGAAGGGTCCGCGTCACTCCAGCTCGCGGTTGGCGACCGGGTCGTCTATCCGAACCAGGGGGTCTGCCGCGTCTCCGCCATCGATATGAAGGAAGTGGCGGGACAGAAGCTCACCTTCGTCACGATGCGCCGTGAAGAGGATGGCGCCGTCGTGATGGTCCCCGAGGGCAAGGTGCTCGCCATCGGCGTGCGCAAGGTCGCATCCGCCGAGGACGTGGAGGCCATCTTCACCTTCCTCCGCTCGGACAGCGACAAGGCCGACCTCGACTGGAAGCAGCGAGCCCGCACCAACCTGGACCGGATGACCCAAGGCGGCATCATGGGTCTGGCCGAGGTGGTGAAGGGGCTCCAGGTTCTCAGTGAGCTGCGCCCGTTGCCGACCAAGGAGCGCGAGCTCTACGACAATGCCCGGCACCTGCTGGTGACGGAGGTCGCCGCCGCGCTGGGCACCGCCGAGGTCAACGCCGAGGACGCCATCGACATCGTCCTCTTCCCGCCCGGCCGCGAGCGCCCCAAGCGCACCGCCGCCGAGTTCCAGCGCGAGGAAGGCGACCTGGACCTGGACAGCGACCTGCTGGGCCTGGACAGCGACCTGGACCTGCCGTCCGACGAGGAGCCCTCCGAGCCGTCCGAGGAGGAGTCCAGCGAGGAAGGCGAGTCCGAGGAGGCCGCGACCTCCGAGGAGAGCGCCCCCAAGAAGCGCGGCCGTCCGCCCAAGGCCAAGGCGGAGGCGCCCGAGGGCGCCGAGCCCGCCGCGCCGAAGAAGCGCGGCCGTCCGCCCAAGCCCAAGCCGGAAGCCACGGCAGAGGGCGCCGAGCCCCCTGCTCCGAAGAAGCGCGGCCGTCCGCCCAAGCCCAAGCCGCCCGAGGCGGAAGGCGCCGCGCCCGCCGCGCCGAAGAAGCGCGGCCGTCCGCCCAAGGTCAAGCCGCCCGAGGGTGAGAGCTGA